GTCCCCTGATCGGGGGGGGAGCGAATGAGGAGAACACAATGACCCATAAGTTCGGCATCATCGGAGCGGGGATCATGGGCAGCGCCGTCGGCCGCGTCCTCAAGAATATTCCCAACGTGGAGATCTGCGCCCTCTGCGACCCATCCCGGGAGCGGCTCGAAGCAAGCGGCAAGGAATTCGGCGTCACGGCTTTCTATACGAACCACAAGGACATGCTCGCCAAGGAGAAGCTCGACGCCGTGGCCGTGGCGACACCCGACAATTTTCACCGCGAGCCCGTGATCGACGCCCTGCAGGCCGGCTGCCATGTCTATGTCGAAAAGCCGCTGGCCACCTCGCAGGCCGACGCCGAAGAGATGGCCCGCGTCGTCAAAAAGACCGGCAAGAAGCTGCAGGTGGACTTCAACCACCGCTGGCTTTCGCCCTATCACAAGGTCCGCGAGATGATCGAAGCCGGCAAGCTTGGGGAGCCGCTCATCGGCTTCGCCCGCAAGAACAACCCGATCTCGGTCCCGACGCAGATGATCAAGTCCTGGTCGGCCCGCACGACCCCGGCCTGGTTCCTCTCTTGTCACGATATCGACCTCATGACCTGGTGGTTCGACGCCGATCCGGTCGAGGCTTATGCCCGCGGGACCAAGAAGGTCCTGATCGAAAAAGGCTTCGACACCTACGACGGCATTCAATCGCTGGTGACCTACGAGGGCGGCAAGCACGCGACTTTCGAGGCCGTTTGGATCTATCCGGACTCGAGCCCTTATATGCCCGACTCCTTCATGGAGATCATCGGCAGCGCCGGGAGCCTTCATCTTGACCGCAAGGCCGAGGCGATCGACGCCATCCTTGAGGCGAAGTTCGAATGCCCCAGAACCTTCCTCAATTACAAGGTTTTCGAGGAATGGCAGGGCGCTTTCCCGGCGGCGGTCAGGAGCTTCCTCTACGCCATCGAGCACGACACGGAGCCGCACGTCAACGTCCGCGACGGCGTCCGGAGCACGACCGTCCTGGAAGCCGTTCACAAGTCCCTCGCCTCGGGGCAGCCCGAGAAGATCCGACTGAATGTTTGAGGAAGAGAAGACGGAGAAACGGCCATGAAATTCGCCGGCGACCTTGACCTGTTCGCGTTCATGGAGAGGACTTTCTACTCGGGGGCGATCTCCGATATCCTCGACGGGATGGGCTTC
This genomic interval from Candidatus Aminicenantes bacterium contains the following:
- a CDS encoding Gfo/Idh/MocA family oxidoreductase; this encodes MTHKFGIIGAGIMGSAVGRVLKNIPNVEICALCDPSRERLEASGKEFGVTAFYTNHKDMLAKEKLDAVAVATPDNFHREPVIDALQAGCHVYVEKPLATSQADAEEMARVVKKTGKKLQVDFNHRWLSPYHKVREMIEAGKLGEPLIGFARKNNPISVPTQMIKSWSARTTPAWFLSCHDIDLMTWWFDADPVEAYARGTKKVLIEKGFDTYDGIQSLVTYEGGKHATFEAVWIYPDSSPYMPDSFMEIIGSAGSLHLDRKAEAIDAILEAKFECPRTFLNYKVFEEWQGAFPAAVRSFLYAIEHDTEPHVNVRDGVRSTTVLEAVHKSLASGQPEKIRLNV